A genome region from Maylandia zebra isolate NMK-2024a linkage group LG6, Mzebra_GT3a, whole genome shotgun sequence includes the following:
- the tmem154 gene encoding transmembrane protein 154 isoform X3 codes for MSVSWIGNMSTPRVKVPLLLLLLLTTVLPGTGFGQEEMEQSGSGNDTVTTVVTDTSIVINQTSSNGTLYEGSASGSVATSIDENSMDETESSGLDPIIIIIPAVLVVLIICMIVCGIFINRRWNKQKRNPDLSKEDPYLDGSSTEKVPMPMFEEDVPSVLELEMEELDEWMKKDG; via the exons ATGTCTGTCTCTTGGATTGGTAACATGAGCACCCCGAGGGTGAAGGTCcccctgctcctgctgctgctgctgaccactgtgctGCCTGGGACAG GGTTTGGCCAAGAAGAAATGGAACAAAGCGGGTCAGGGAATGACACAGTAACCACAG TTGTTACTGACACCAGTATAGTCATCAATCAGACCAGTTCAAATGGGACTCTGTACG AAGGCAGTGCCTCCGGTAGTG TTGCCACATCAATAGATGAAAACTCCATGGATGAAACTGAATCATCAGGCCTGGACCCCATCATTATCATTATCCCTGCAGTGCTGGTGGTCTTAATCATCTGCATGATAGTTTGTGGCATTTTCATCAACCGCAGGTGgaacaaacaaaagagaaatccAG ACCTGAGTAAGGAAGATCCATATTTGGATGGATCCAGTACAGAGAAGGTGCCGAT GCCGATGTTTGAAGAGGACGTGCCCTCTGTACTCGAGCTCGAAATGGAAGAGTTGGACGAGTGGATGAAAAAGGATG GTTAA
- the tmem154 gene encoding transmembrane protein 154 isoform X2 — MSVSWIGNMSTPRVKVPLLLLLLLTTVLPGTGFGQEEMEQSGSGNDTVTTVVTDTSIVINQTSSNGTLYGSASGSVATSIDENSMDETESSGLDPIIIIIPAVLVVLIICMIVCGIFINRRWNKQKRNPDLSKEDPYLDGSSTEKVPMPMFEEDVPSVLELEMEELDEWMKKDGETAEDSKCL; from the exons ATGTCTGTCTCTTGGATTGGTAACATGAGCACCCCGAGGGTGAAGGTCcccctgctcctgctgctgctgctgaccactgtgctGCCTGGGACAG GGTTTGGCCAAGAAGAAATGGAACAAAGCGGGTCAGGGAATGACACAGTAACCACAG TTGTTACTGACACCAGTATAGTCATCAATCAGACCAGTTCAAATGGGACTCTGTACG GCAGTGCCTCCGGTAGTG TTGCCACATCAATAGATGAAAACTCCATGGATGAAACTGAATCATCAGGCCTGGACCCCATCATTATCATTATCCCTGCAGTGCTGGTGGTCTTAATCATCTGCATGATAGTTTGTGGCATTTTCATCAACCGCAGGTGgaacaaacaaaagagaaatccAG ACCTGAGTAAGGAAGATCCATATTTGGATGGATCCAGTACAGAGAAGGTGCCGAT GCCGATGTTTGAAGAGGACGTGCCCTCTGTACTCGAGCTCGAAATGGAAGAGTTGGACGAGTGGATGAAAAAGGATG GTGAAACTGCAGAGGACTCTAAATGTCTGTAA
- the tmem154 gene encoding transmembrane protein 154 isoform X1, protein MSVSWIGNMSTPRVKVPLLLLLLLTTVLPGTGFGQEEMEQSGSGNDTVTTVVTDTSIVINQTSSNGTLYEGSASGSVATSIDENSMDETESSGLDPIIIIIPAVLVVLIICMIVCGIFINRRWNKQKRNPDLSKEDPYLDGSSTEKVPMPMFEEDVPSVLELEMEELDEWMKKDGETAEDSKCL, encoded by the exons ATGTCTGTCTCTTGGATTGGTAACATGAGCACCCCGAGGGTGAAGGTCcccctgctcctgctgctgctgctgaccactgtgctGCCTGGGACAG GGTTTGGCCAAGAAGAAATGGAACAAAGCGGGTCAGGGAATGACACAGTAACCACAG TTGTTACTGACACCAGTATAGTCATCAATCAGACCAGTTCAAATGGGACTCTGTACG AAGGCAGTGCCTCCGGTAGTG TTGCCACATCAATAGATGAAAACTCCATGGATGAAACTGAATCATCAGGCCTGGACCCCATCATTATCATTATCCCTGCAGTGCTGGTGGTCTTAATCATCTGCATGATAGTTTGTGGCATTTTCATCAACCGCAGGTGgaacaaacaaaagagaaatccAG ACCTGAGTAAGGAAGATCCATATTTGGATGGATCCAGTACAGAGAAGGTGCCGAT GCCGATGTTTGAAGAGGACGTGCCCTCTGTACTCGAGCTCGAAATGGAAGAGTTGGACGAGTGGATGAAAAAGGATG GTGAAACTGCAGAGGACTCTAAATGTCTGTAA